The region CCAAATCTTCTATCATGACTCCCGTAAGTACATTCCCATGGATACGACTGTAAGAAATATTATAATCCGGGGCATAGATATTAGCCACTTTTCTGACAACCAATGCAGAATTGACTATAAAATACAGAACAAGCCCCAAGACTATAGCGGTTATCAATAGATACACAACAACCTTTCTCATCCAAAGCAATGGTCTGTAAAATAATAAGCCTTTCAAAACGATTGTCCTATCTGAAATGAAATACCATACTGTGAGAAATCATTGGCATTGAAACCAACATCCAGTTTAAAGGGGCCTATAGGTGTCATATACCTAGCCCCTAGTCCCACGGCAGTAATGATTTCTCCTTTAAAATTATAACTTTCATCTGTAAGCATCGTATTATCCGTAAAGAGTGCGCCATAGACATCACCCCAAACAGGATAATCCGCTTCCAAAGAGAGATTGGCCATGGTTGAAGCTCCATTAATGGTATCTTCTGTAGGAGAAATGATCACACCTAGTTCTCTAAAACCGTATGCACGGTTAGAGTACGCACCTCCTCCAAAAAAATACTTCGATTCAGGCAAACCATTCTGTGTTGAAACATCAACAATACCTACCTTTCCTACAGCTGCAAGCGTAAGGTCAGAAAATGTATGGATGATCCTGCCTTCAAACAATGTTTTCAAATAGACACTGGCTTCTTCATCATAGGAGAGGCCAAATTCACCGTAAGCAGAAAGGTAATACCCATATTTTGGATTGAGTTTAGAATCTCTGGCATCGTAAACAAAATCCACATAAGGATATAAAAGAGGGAAATTACCCTCCGTGACCGCTTGTGACAACTCAGCGCCTGGATCAAGGTTCTCTAATTTAGTGATAATAATATCTTCCAAAGCAACACCTGCTCTTAACGTTACCCTTCCCTCTTCATGCTCCAGATATGCTCTGGTCAATGTTTTTTCCTCTTTGAATCCATCAAACTCCAAATTGGAGTACCCTAACCTTCCACCCAGATCCGTGTTATAACCCAAGATATCCATAAATGCCGGTTTAAAATAACCCACCATGATCGATTGCTCTCTTTGAGACCAAGAAGCTTTTAATTTTAAGCTCTGAGCATTACCCATAAAATTATTTTTAGTGATCTCTCCAAGTACACGCACTCCTACATATGTATCATAGCCTGCACCAGCTTCCAAATGGTAGGGTTTTCCCATCTCTGTAAAGGTGATATCTACAGGAACCACATTGTAAAACTTTTTATCTACGTTGATAAGCACACTGTCAAAGGCATTGAGTCCATACAGTTTATTGGATGTATCTTGTATAAGGTCTGTACTATATCTTACACCCTCTTTGGCTTTTACACGTGAATTGATAACATTCTCGTCTATGGTTTCCAATCCTGATGTGGTTAATTTTCCAAAAGTACATACTCCACCCTTGTGTAAATTGTAACGCAGGTCAACGCTATGCAGATCCAGATCCACATAGGCTTTAGTGTCCAAGTCATAACTGCAATACCCCTCTTTGAGTAACTGTGCGATCATTTTGCTTTTTATCGATATAAATGTTTCAGCCCTGAAGATATCACCCTTTTTCATAGTGATCAGTGAAGAGATAGGGTAATCACTGGAGATATTGATATCTCTCACTCTAACAGGTTCATTCTCACTAATGGTCACAAAAATGGTCGTATTGGTCTCTTGAATGGTAAAGTTGGCATCATAAAAGCCTTCAGAGTCATAAAAGCTTTTTAATGAAAGTTTTAATGAAGGTATGAGTTTATCTTTGATGCGAGGGGTGTCGTCTTTCCAAAATTGAAAAAAACTTGGTGTTGTCACACCTAAAGCATCTTGTAGATCAGATTCCTCGAAATGTTTTTGTCCAGTAAAATGTATTTCATGGGTGGGTAATTTGATCTCGTCAGCAAAAAGAACAGTCAACATGCACATGATAAGACAAAATGTAAACTTATGCTGCATATTTTATTCTCCTAAAATACTATATCGAACTTCTCTTTAATCCAGTAAGTCTTTCACACTCTCCAAAGGATCTTTACCCTCTTCAATCATTGCATAGACCTCTGCTGCGATAGGAAGATAGATCTCTTTGTCTTTTGAGATTTTATAGATGGCTTTAGCGGTTGGTACACCCTCAGCTACTTCTCCTAGCTCTTCGAGGATCTCATCCATACTCTTACCTTTGGCAAGGCCAAGTCCCACACGGTAGTTACGTGAGAGTGTGGAACTTGCTGTAAGGAAAAGGTCGCCTGCCCCGCCCAGGGAGAGAAATGTTTCCAGTCTCGCACCAAAAGCTTCTCCAAAACGTGTCATTTCTACTAAACCTCTGGAAATCAGTGCGGCCCGTGCATTATTTCCCAGCCCCAGACCATCACAAACACCACCGGCAATAGCAATGACATTTTTATATGCACCAGAGATCTCTGCACCTATAACATCATCATCTACATACCCTTTGATGAAGCTTGGTAAAGCATCTGCATAGGTTTGTGCCAGTTTTTTATTGGTAGAGCTTATCTTCAGCGCAGTAGGGAGTGACTGTTGTACTTCTGCTGCAAAAGAGGGACCGGAGATAAAAGCCAGTCTATCTGCAGAGACAAACTCGCCATAGACTTCATTCAAAAATGCACCCGTACTTGTCTCTATCCCTTTGGCAGCAACAAGTATCTTTTGTCCATGATCCACAAAATTCTCTTCCATCCATCCACGAACATACTGTGCAGGGATAGCGATCACCAGATACTCACACTTTAAAGCTTCACTCATAGACACAAAGTTTTCAATCTCTTTAGTATGACGAGAAGAGATCACTACATCATTATCTTGACTATACGCATGATACAATGCCTGTCCCCACTTACCTGCACCAATAATAGCTAATTTCATCTCTCTACCCTTTTTACCTTATTTTCAATCATTTCTACAAACTGTGAAGCACTTTCATCATACATATCAAATATTTTGCTCACACCTGCCAAAAGGAATTTTCTATTGTCTTCTTTCGTATCAGAGAGTGCCACGATTTCATCTTTAAATCCATTGGCACGCAGGGTAATGCTGTAGTAGACATTTAAAGCTTCATCATTCATCGCACACACTGCAATCCCATCATTGATATCCGGAGTTTCACTATTGTTTTTATCAATAAGGATGACATTGGTAAAACCATCATCTTTGGCTGCTTCATAACTCTCATTTCCGATCTCATAGATCGTCACTTCTATCCCTTCTTCTTTGAGCATTTTACAGATATGGCTACTCTTATGGGTATACCCAAAAAAGGAAATATTTTTCTTCTCTTCTTCACTGTGTTTTTTCAAATAATGGAAAGCTCTTGTATCGATCACATCATAAGGCTCGACCAGACCATCTACTTTTGTCGCTTCATACTGTGGACGTAACTCAACTTGATTCATACGTGCATACACGATAGACTGTGACTCTACACTTTTTGCATTGAGTATAAAGTAGATATTATTGATATCTGAACTGCTTAACGTAAGCATCGCTACGATATTTCCTCTTTCATACAGTGTTTTAACCATCTTTGCAGATGAACCATCTGCATGTATCACTTGATAACCATCTTGTTGTGCTTTAGTCGCTTTCTTTTCATCATTCTCTATGATAACGGGTTCATACATTTTATGTATTTTTAGTTTTTTCGCGATCGTTGTTCCCAAATGTCCATATCCATCTATGATAACTACATTTTGTATTTTGTGTACATGGTTGATACTGTCCTGGTTACGCAGTTCATCAAATCTCTCAGAAAAGGCAGAGACCATCACAGATGTTACAAATGAGATCATGGCGATACCAAAAATGATACCAAACATAGATACCACTTTGCCTAATTCAGTCACAGGAGCAATATCACCGTAACCTACTGTAGAGATGGTCACCAATGCCCAATAAATAGCATCTAAATAAGAATCTAATGACGTATTAATACCAAATTCAAGCAGATAAAATATAGAACCAAAGGTAAAAGTGACACCCAAAAGCATATAGCCTAAAAAAACAAATTCAAAACGTTTTTTAAGTAATGCATTAAAAAGGCTCGATGCCCCATGCATATAGTGATACAGTTTTAACAGCCGCAAAATTCTAAATTTCGGGAAAATAGCTATAAGATCGATAAGTGCGGGCAGGGACATCATATAGCGTAATTTAGATTTGAAAACTGCCCAGTATCGTTCAGAACTACTGGAGTCAGAAGCTGAAGAGACGAGATATTTATGGATATCATGGCTGATCCACAATCTAAGCAGATACTCCGCTGCAAAGATACTGGTCACAAAATAGAGATCGAATTCCACAAGCCACTCAGGGATTTTATCTGTTTTACTCAAAATAAGTATAGAAATAGAAAGCACAATGAGCATGATCATAAATGCATCAAAGTACTTTTTATAGGGGTAGGTTACATCTTCAAGCAGTGAACGGAAAAATGATTTTATCTTTTGATAGCGTACAGAACCGTCTATCTTGTGCGAGAGTTTCACTATGAAATCATGCATATGTTTCTACCTCCCAAAATGTTCATCCATGGTTCACCCCATGTATGTACGGTGTTTACCCTAGTCTCTGCTTCAGCAACTCATTGACCTTAGCAGGATTCGCAGACCCTTTACTTGCTTTCATCGTTTGCCCGACAAAGAAACCAAAGAGTTTCTCTTTACCACCTTTATACTGTTCAACCTTGTCTTGATTGTCCGCCAATATCTCATCGATGATAGCCAAAATAGCGCCATCATCACTCACCTGGGCAAGTCCAAGTTCTTCGATCAATGCATCGATGTCACGGCTCTCATTTTCCATCATATGATCAAGGATCTCTTTGGCACCTTTTCCAGAGATAGTATTATCCGTAATTTTAGAAACCAATGTACCCAGCGCTTTGGCATCTACAGGTGAATCTTCTATAGTGAGACCTGTTTTATTTAAACGCCCAAGAAGTTCAGAGGTCAACCAGGTTACAGCCGTCTTAGGCACTGCCCCATTTTCCAGCATCTCTTCAAAGTAGTAAGCCATCTCCTTATCCGAAGTGATCACATGGGCATCATAGGATTTGAGTCCAAGCTCTTCTATATAACGTTTTGCTTTCGCATCCGGAAGCTCCGGCATGATCTTTGCTTCGGCTATCATCTCATCCGTCACGATAAGCGGACGAAGATCCGGGTCCGGGAAATAACGGTAATCTGCAGCTTCCTCTTTTCCTCTCATAGACTTTGTAACACCCTCTTCCACGTTCCAAAGACGTGTTTCCTGATGTATCTCCTGCTCATACACACCATCTTCATACGCTTCGATCTGCCTTTGGACTTCATACCCAATGGCAGCAGCCACGAATTTAAATGAGTTAATGTTCTTGATCTCAACCCTTGTACCAAATGCTTCTTGTCCTTTAGGACGAATGGAAACGTTTACATCACATCTAAACGATCCCTCTTGCATATTTGCATCAGAGATATCAAGATAACGTACAGTAGAGTGAAGTTTTTTCAAATAGGCTACCGCTTCATCAGAGCTTCTCATATCTGGTTCAGATACGATCTCAAGCAGAGGTGTTCCTGCACGGTTCAAGTCTACTTTAGAGTGGTCACCCTCATGCATATTTTTTCCAGCATCTGCTTCAAGGTGGGCCTGTGTCATGCCGATACGTTTTTGTGTACCATCTGCAAGGTCTATAAAGAGTTCGCCTTTCTGCACGATCGCTTTGGTTAATTGTGTGATCTGATACGCCGATGGACTGTCCGGATAAAAATAAGATTTTCTATCGAATGTAGAATCATGGTTTACATTTGCATTGATCGCATATCCAAGTTTCATCGCTTTGATCGCAGCTTCTTTATTGACCACCGGTAAAGCCCCCGGAAGCGCTAAACAGGTAGGACAGGTATTCGTATTTTGATGTTCTGCAAAAGAGGTAGGACAAGAGCAAAAGAGTTTTGTTTTAGTGTTAAGTTGAACATGAACTTCAAGACCGATGACGGTTTCAAACATAGTAAGTATCCTTATACATATAACGCGTATTTAATAAGATAGATTATAGCGTTTTGGTTATTTAAGAGAGTTTATTCTCTGCTATTGCTTGATGATACGTACATCTCCAAAGAAGATCAGATCTTTCAAGACTGCTTTTTCTACCAGCCCCTCTTTGCCTATCCTTACATCAAGTTCACCTTGTTTACTATGATAAAGTTTTCGATGCATCACCACCGTACTGTACCAATCTTCCTCTTGACCTTCCCCTACAAAATGTATGATCTCTTTTAAAGCTTTCTTGGAAGGTATGGTAATGTCAACACGCCCATTTTTACGGTCTTCACCTACAGCTTTAAAGTGATACTTTTTAGGTCTATATTTTTCTTTAATGTGTAATGGAAGATTTAAAAAAAGGGTCAACAAGTCATCTTTAGCATAATAATCAAGTGTCTCTTTGTCATTGATGATCTGCTTATCGTACTTCCACTTTTTATACTGTCGTGTAACTCTCTTTGTTCTATGGTTTACACTGTATATCGTAGTAGTCGTATAGGGACCAAAAGATTTTATCATCTGATACATATCTGTCACCAGAAAACCTTTTACAACGTGCCCTTTTGAGATATGTCTCTCTTTAAGGTTATCTGTCACTGCTTTTGCTATGCCTTCCGCAGATACATTTGCATCTATCACATAATATTTGTCACCCGATGTCAGCACGGCATGCACCTTCCCTACTTGACCAAATATACCAAACTCAACACTGAAATCTCCTACTAACACTTTCGCATGTAGAAGCGGTGAAAAAAAGATAAGCATGCAAGAGATAAGTATACAACTGATACGTAACATTCTTACTCTCCAAAATAACGGATTGAAGCAAAACCGCTTGCTCCGGATCTTTCACACGCTATGATCTGTTCCTCTGTCAAAATTCCTCCTAATGCCAACACCGGCATATGCACTTGAGACGTAACAGATCTCAACGCTTCCAAACCGACAGGTGCGCCTTTATTTGGGGTTTCAAAGATCGGGCTGAAAGTTGCCATGTCTGCACCTAATATTTCAGCTTTTTTGAGCTCATCTATCGTATGCGTACTGACAACAACGAAGAGGTTCATCGCTTTTGCATCAGCGATTTCACCCAGTTGCAGACTGCTTAAATGTACTCCGTCAGCTCCTGAAGCTTTTGCCATTGAAGGGTCACCATGAATGATGACTTGTTCAAAATCAAATACTTTCGCTGCTTGTACGAAATCAGCTCCATGCTTAGAAACATTGGATTTGTCTCTATAGACGATCATAGAAGCTTTTTGGGAAAATCTTTTGAGGTCACGTTCTAAATGGTTGAAATCTAAGGTAGAAGGGTCAGTGATAGCATAACTGATCATTGCAGGTCGTTTTTCTCTTTTTGCTCAAGAAGTTTTTCAAGCAGTACTGTCTGTTTTTGCAGTTCTATATAGCGTTCTTTGCCTGTGATGATATGTTCCAGTAAAAGTACGGATATCATACCCGGCAGTGCGCCCATAAAGGCAGATAGAAATGCAAAGAGTAAACTCTCCGGATAAAAAGCGAGAAATGATGTGATGGCACCTAGCAGGACAGCCGCCCATGCTACGCCCAAGAGAAAGTTGACTACAAAACTTAATGGTCCGTTTTGCAGTCTC is a window of Sulfurovum sp. TSL6 DNA encoding:
- a CDS encoding BamA/TamA family outer membrane protein — translated: MQHKFTFCLIMCMLTVLFADEIKLPTHEIHFTGQKHFEESDLQDALGVTTPSFFQFWKDDTPRIKDKLIPSLKLSLKSFYDSEGFYDANFTIQETNTTIFVTISENEPVRVRDINISSDYPISSLITMKKGDIFRAETFISIKSKMIAQLLKEGYCSYDLDTKAYVDLDLHSVDLRYNLHKGGVCTFGKLTTSGLETIDENVINSRVKAKEGVRYSTDLIQDTSNKLYGLNAFDSVLINVDKKFYNVVPVDITFTEMGKPYHLEAGAGYDTYVGVRVLGEITKNNFMGNAQSLKLKASWSQREQSIMVGYFKPAFMDILGYNTDLGGRLGYSNLEFDGFKEEKTLTRAYLEHEEGRVTLRAGVALEDIIITKLENLDPGAELSQAVTEGNFPLLYPYVDFVYDARDSKLNPKYGYYLSAYGEFGLSYDEEASVYLKTLFEGRIIHTFSDLTLAAVGKVGIVDVSTQNGLPESKYFFGGGAYSNRAYGFRELGVIISPTEDTINGASTMANLSLEADYPVWGDVYGALFTDNTMLTDESYNFKGEIITAVGLGARYMTPIGPFKLDVGFNANDFSQYGISFQIGQSF
- a CDS encoding NAD(P)H-dependent glycerol-3-phosphate dehydrogenase, coding for MKLAIIGAGKWGQALYHAYSQDNDVVISSRHTKEIENFVSMSEALKCEYLVIAIPAQYVRGWMEENFVDHGQKILVAAKGIETSTGAFLNEVYGEFVSADRLAFISGPSFAAEVQQSLPTALKISSTNKKLAQTYADALPSFIKGYVDDDVIGAEISGAYKNVIAIAGGVCDGLGLGNNARAALISRGLVEMTRFGEAFGARLETFLSLGGAGDLFLTASSTLSRNYRVGLGLAKGKSMDEILEELGEVAEGVPTAKAIYKISKDKEIYLPIAAEVYAMIEEGKDPLESVKDLLD
- a CDS encoding NAD-binding protein, which gives rise to MHDFIVKLSHKIDGSVRYQKIKSFFRSLLEDVTYPYKKYFDAFMIMLIVLSISILILSKTDKIPEWLVEFDLYFVTSIFAAEYLLRLWISHDIHKYLVSSASDSSSSERYWAVFKSKLRYMMSLPALIDLIAIFPKFRILRLLKLYHYMHGASSLFNALLKKRFEFVFLGYMLLGVTFTFGSIFYLLEFGINTSLDSYLDAIYWALVTISTVGYGDIAPVTELGKVVSMFGIIFGIAMISFVTSVMVSAFSERFDELRNQDSINHVHKIQNVVIIDGYGHLGTTIAKKLKIHKMYEPVIIENDEKKATKAQQDGYQVIHADGSSAKMVKTLYERGNIVAMLTLSSSDINNIYFILNAKSVESQSIVYARMNQVELRPQYEATKVDGLVEPYDVIDTRAFHYLKKHSEEEKKNISFFGYTHKSSHICKMLKEEGIEVTIYEIGNESYEAAKDDGFTNVILIDKNNSETPDINDGIAVCAMNDEALNVYYSITLRANGFKDEIVALSDTKEDNRKFLLAGVSKIFDMYDESASQFVEMIENKVKRVER
- the gatB gene encoding Asp-tRNA(Asn)/Glu-tRNA(Gln) amidotransferase subunit GatB yields the protein MFETVIGLEVHVQLNTKTKLFCSCPTSFAEHQNTNTCPTCLALPGALPVVNKEAAIKAMKLGYAINANVNHDSTFDRKSYFYPDSPSAYQITQLTKAIVQKGELFIDLADGTQKRIGMTQAHLEADAGKNMHEGDHSKVDLNRAGTPLLEIVSEPDMRSSDEAVAYLKKLHSTVRYLDISDANMQEGSFRCDVNVSIRPKGQEAFGTRVEIKNINSFKFVAAAIGYEVQRQIEAYEDGVYEQEIHQETRLWNVEEGVTKSMRGKEEAADYRYFPDPDLRPLIVTDEMIAEAKIMPELPDAKAKRYIEELGLKSYDAHVITSDKEMAYYFEEMLENGAVPKTAVTWLTSELLGRLNKTGLTIEDSPVDAKALGTLVSKITDNTISGKGAKEILDHMMENESRDIDALIEELGLAQVSDDGAILAIIDEILADNQDKVEQYKGGKEKLFGFFVGQTMKASKGSANPAKVNELLKQRLG
- a CDS encoding thiamine phosphate synthase encodes the protein MISYAITDPSTLDFNHLERDLKRFSQKASMIVYRDKSNVSKHGADFVQAAKVFDFEQVIIHGDPSMAKASGADGVHLSSLQLGEIADAKAMNLFVVVSTHTIDELKKAEILGADMATFSPIFETPNKGAPVGLEALRSVTSQVHMPVLALGGILTEEQIIACERSGASGFASIRYFGE